From Aerosticca soli, a single genomic window includes:
- a CDS encoding N-acetylmuramoyl-L-alanine amidase yields MATLGAMLALVLAACAPVPARNPLASWVPSPHHDARRPVLIVLHFTDEASLARSLAILRSANASGPVSAHYLLGTDGHIYQLVADDERAWHAGAGRWGTITDVNSASIGIELVNDGHAPFPEAQIDGLLVLLADLTRRWRIPPTQVIGHEDLAPARKLDPGPRFPWARLAAAGYGLWPRVPLADPPPGFDPWLALAAIGYPLDDRAAAVRAFRHHFRSLEGEALEADDLRVLYALARQLEGDAGP; encoded by the coding sequence ATGGCAACGCTGGGAGCGATGCTGGCGCTCGTGCTGGCCGCCTGTGCACCGGTGCCCGCGCGCAATCCGCTGGCGAGCTGGGTGCCTTCGCCCCATCACGATGCGCGTCGTCCGGTGCTGATCGTGCTGCATTTCACCGACGAGGCCTCGCTGGCGCGCAGCCTGGCGATTCTGCGTTCGGCCAATGCGTCAGGTCCGGTGAGTGCGCATTACCTGCTCGGCACCGACGGGCACATCTATCAACTGGTGGCCGACGATGAGCGTGCCTGGCATGCCGGCGCCGGACGCTGGGGGACCATCACCGACGTCAACTCGGCCTCGATCGGCATCGAGCTCGTCAACGACGGCCATGCCCCGTTCCCCGAGGCGCAGATCGATGGTCTGCTGGTGTTGCTCGCCGATCTCACCCGGCGTTGGCGCATACCGCCGACGCAGGTGATCGGCCACGAGGACCTGGCGCCCGCGCGCAAGCTCGATCCGGGGCCGCGCTTTCCCTGGGCGCGGCTGGCGGCAGCCGGTTATGGTCTGTGGCCGCGCGTGCCGCTGGCCGATCCGCCGCCGGGGTTCGATCCGTGGCTGGCGCTGGCGGCGATCGGTTATCCGCTGGACGACCGCGCCGCCGCGGTGCGCGCGTTCCGCCATCATTTCCGCAGCCTCGAAGGCGAGGCACTCGAGGCCGACGACCTGCGCGTACTGTACGCGCTGGCGCGCCAGCTCGAGGGCGATGCGGGGCCATGA
- a CDS encoding carboxylesterase/lipase family protein — protein MAMVRFLAAARRAALLLSLALTGAPGMAAPLPPRVTVAGGVLEGFPIARPQGMVRAFLGIPYAAPPIGAWRWRPPRPAAVWQGVRQATTFGPRCMQRPLFADMRFRSPGMAEDCLYLNVWAPAAGTAYPVLVYLHGGGFLAGDGSEPRYDGAALAARGLVVVTLNYRLDVFGFLALPALAEESSQQAAGNYGLLDQATALAWVKANIAAFGGDPARITVGGESAGAMSVSALMASPLTRDLIAGALGESGALIAPLAPLPRAEAMQRGARWAARAGASSLTALRDLPAAALLEASAAIEPTPARPDVDGLFLSEPPEATFARGDQAKVPLLLGSNTQEGDYPALLHGATPTPAHYRAALRRLFGTQAAQALALYPGADEAQVRRSARELAGDLFVAHSTWRWMDAHRASGAPVYFYLYAHPRPRPRVPAAVDAEAPGAVHSAEIEYALDNLAGNPVYAWDAADRALAGLFSAYVRAFVAQGDPNDAGLPPWPAVGIHQDPVPRQWLELPVHIEYDPGAARHAFLRSYFATHRGEGW, from the coding sequence ATGGCGATGGTCCGTTTCCTGGCCGCGGCGAGGCGCGCCGCGCTGCTGTTGTCGTTGGCTCTGACGGGTGCGCCGGGCATGGCTGCGCCGCTGCCGCCGCGGGTGACGGTCGCCGGCGGCGTGCTCGAGGGTTTTCCAATCGCGCGACCCCAAGGAATGGTGCGGGCCTTTCTGGGGATCCCCTATGCCGCACCGCCGATCGGCGCCTGGCGCTGGCGGCCGCCGCGACCGGCAGCGGTCTGGCAGGGCGTGCGCCAGGCCACGACTTTCGGGCCGCGCTGCATGCAGCGGCCGCTCTTTGCCGACATGCGTTTTCGCAGCCCCGGCATGGCCGAGGACTGCCTCTATCTCAATGTCTGGGCACCGGCTGCCGGCACGGCGTATCCGGTGCTGGTCTATCTGCATGGTGGCGGGTTCCTGGCCGGCGATGGCTCCGAACCGCGCTATGACGGTGCCGCGCTCGCTGCCCGTGGCCTGGTGGTGGTGACGCTCAATTACCGGCTCGACGTGTTCGGTTTCCTGGCCTTGCCGGCCCTGGCGGAGGAGTCGTCGCAACAGGCCGCCGGCAATTACGGCTTGCTCGACCAGGCGACGGCGCTGGCCTGGGTGAAGGCCAACATTGCCGCTTTCGGCGGCGATCCTGCGCGGATCACCGTGGGCGGCGAGTCGGCCGGGGCGATGTCGGTGAGCGCGCTCATGGCCTCTCCACTGACACGTGATCTGATCGCCGGGGCGCTGGGCGAAAGCGGCGCGCTGATCGCCCCGCTCGCGCCGCTGCCCAGGGCGGAGGCGATGCAGCGCGGCGCGCGGTGGGCCGCCCGTGCCGGGGCATCGTCGCTGACCGCCTTGCGTGACTTGCCGGCCGCGGCGCTACTCGAGGCCAGCGCGGCCATCGAGCCCACGCCGGCGCGCCCGGACGTGGACGGCCTGTTTCTGTCCGAGCCGCCGGAAGCGACTTTTGCCCGCGGCGATCAGGCCAAAGTGCCGCTGCTGCTCGGCAGCAATACCCAGGAGGGCGATTACCCGGCCCTCCTGCATGGCGCCACGCCGACCCCGGCGCATTACCGCGCGGCGTTGCGACGCCTGTTCGGCACCCAGGCTGCGCAGGCGCTTGCGCTCTATCCGGGTGCGGACGAAGCGCAGGTGCGCCGGTCCGCGCGCGAACTGGCCGGCGACCTTTTCGTCGCGCACAGCACCTGGCGCTGGATGGATGCGCATCGGGCGAGCGGCGCGCCGGTGTATTTCTACCTTTACGCCCATCCGCGGCCCAGGCCGCGGGTGCCTGCGGCGGTGGATGCGGAGGCGCCCGGTGCGGTGCACAGCGCCGAGATCGAGTACGCGCTCGACAACCTGGCCGGCAACCCGGTGTATGCCTGGGACGCCGCCGATCGGGCCCTGGCGGGCCTGTTCTCGGCCTATGTGCGCGCCTTCGTGGCGCAGGGCGACCCCAACGACGCCGGCTTGCCGCCGTGGCCCGCCGTCGGTATCCATCAAGACCCGGTGCCGCGCCAGTGGCTGGAGCTGCCCGTGCATATCGAATACGACCCCGGCGCCGCCCGGCACGCCTTCCTGCGCAGCTATTTCGCCACCCATCGCGGGGAGGGGTGGTGA
- a CDS encoding SLC13 family permease has product MILVLGLVGFTMLMLVLEWVRADLVALLVVVVIGLTGLVPSDRVFNGFAGNAVIAIIAIMIMGAGLDRAGVLALTANFVMRMARGKESRLGVVINSVVSLFSAVIPSQALAALMIPVASRLSARTGVPLSRLLLPMACCILTATNTTLIANSPLILLNDLIASANNNLPPGAHTIPKFGLFSVTPVGLALALLGIFFFYFFGNRLVPEREDPRLKVTPGRTESYFADTYGIVGETAELTVTAESPLVGMSVGEVEQLHDAPMILAIKSGNEARMAPPGDHVIWVGTVLGVLGPREQLAQFANNQLCRISFRMRQLGDLFNPSRAGISEAVIPPNSRFIKRTLGELHLRKRYGISVLAVHRGDKVLRGDLHDVSLRAGDTLVLHSSWRDLARAAEDKDLVVVTDIPREEQRPNKLWQAVGFFVLAKCLALFTNLDLSVAMMTGAVGMLLTGVLNMDEAYQAINWKTIFVTACLIPLGWSMDATGTASWLAQEVLLHLGHAPHWVLQLALAVLTLLFSQVMSNVGATVMMVPIAISVATATGGNPAAYALIVAVSSSNTFLLSSGHPALMMVTGPGGYRARDFLRVGTPLTLAVLVVTLVAINLMYR; this is encoded by the coding sequence ATGATCCTGGTGCTCGGGCTGGTGGGCTTCACCATGCTGATGCTGGTGCTGGAGTGGGTCCGCGCCGACCTGGTGGCGCTGCTGGTGGTGGTGGTGATCGGCCTCACCGGCCTGGTGCCTTCCGACCGCGTGTTCAACGGCTTCGCCGGCAACGCGGTGATCGCGATCATCGCCATCATGATCATGGGCGCGGGGCTGGACCGCGCCGGCGTGCTCGCGCTCACCGCCAACTTCGTCATGCGCATGGCGCGCGGCAAGGAATCGCGGCTGGGCGTGGTGATCAACTCGGTGGTGAGCCTGTTCAGCGCGGTGATCCCGAGCCAGGCGCTGGCGGCGCTGATGATCCCGGTCGCCAGCCGGCTGTCGGCGCGCACCGGCGTGCCGCTCTCCCGGCTGCTGCTGCCGATGGCCTGCTGCATCCTCACCGCCACCAACACCACGCTGATCGCCAACTCGCCGCTGATCCTGCTCAACGACCTCATCGCCAGCGCCAACAACAACCTGCCGCCCGGCGCGCACACCATCCCCAAGTTCGGCCTGTTCAGCGTGACGCCGGTGGGTCTGGCGCTGGCCCTGCTCGGCATCTTTTTCTTCTATTTCTTCGGCAACCGGCTGGTGCCCGAGCGGGAAGACCCGCGACTCAAGGTCACGCCGGGCCGCACCGAAAGCTATTTTGCCGACACCTACGGCATCGTCGGCGAGACCGCCGAGCTCACCGTCACCGCCGAGAGCCCGCTGGTCGGCATGAGCGTGGGCGAGGTCGAGCAGCTGCACGATGCGCCCATGATCCTGGCGATCAAGAGCGGCAACGAGGCGCGCATGGCGCCGCCCGGCGACCACGTGATCTGGGTCGGCACCGTGCTCGGCGTGCTCGGCCCGCGCGAGCAGCTGGCCCAGTTCGCCAACAACCAGCTGTGCCGCATCTCGTTCCGCATGCGCCAGCTCGGGGATCTGTTCAACCCCAGCCGGGCCGGCATTTCCGAGGCGGTGATCCCGCCCAATTCGCGCTTCATCAAACGCACCCTGGGCGAGCTGCATCTGCGCAAGCGCTACGGCATCTCGGTGCTCGCCGTCCATCGCGGCGACAAGGTGCTGCGCGGCGATCTGCACGATGTCAGCCTGCGTGCCGGCGACACCCTGGTGCTGCATTCGAGCTGGCGCGATCTGGCGCGTGCCGCCGAGGACAAAGACCTGGTGGTGGTCACCGACATCCCGCGCGAGGAGCAGCGCCCGAACAAATTGTGGCAGGCGGTCGGCTTCTTCGTGCTGGCCAAGTGCCTGGCGCTGTTCACCAATCTCGATCTCTCGGTGGCGATGATGACCGGCGCGGTCGGCATGCTGCTCACCGGCGTGCTCAACATGGACGAGGCCTACCAGGCGATCAACTGGAAGACCATCTTCGTCACCGCGTGCCTGATCCCGCTCGGCTGGTCGATGGACGCCACCGGCACCGCCAGCTGGCTGGCGCAGGAAGTCCTGCTGCACCTGGGCCACGCCCCGCACTGGGTGCTGCAGCTGGCGCTGGCCGTGCTCACCCTGCTGTTCTCGCAGGTCATGTCCAACGTCGGCGCCACGGTCATGATGGTGCCCATCGCCATCAGCGTGGCCACCGCCACCGGCGGCAACCCGGCCGCCTACGCGCTGATCGTGGCGGTGTCCTCGTCCAACACCTTCCTGCTGAGCTCCGGCCACCCAGCGCTGATGATGGTCACCGGCCCCGGCGGCTACCGCGCCCGCGACTTCCTGCGCGTGGGCACCCCGCTCACCCTGGCCGTGCTGGTGGTGACCCTGGTCGCGATCAATCTGATGTACCGCTGA
- a CDS encoding Rieske (2Fe-2S) protein: protein MAASPQTPLCRLDEIAEGEPSAVEASLPEGTESLILLRRGGSVCAWRNVCPHAGRRLDWAPGQFLRSGDTLICAAHGASFRLADGLCIGGPCRGQQLQAVSVRVADGAVWLDG from the coding sequence ATGGCCGCATCCCCGCAGACGCCGCTGTGCCGTCTGGACGAGATTGCCGAAGGCGAACCGAGCGCGGTCGAGGCGTCGCTTCCCGAGGGTACCGAGAGCCTGATCCTGCTGCGCCGCGGCGGCAGCGTATGCGCCTGGCGCAACGTCTGCCCGCATGCCGGCCGGCGGCTGGACTGGGCGCCCGGCCAGTTTTTGCGCAGCGGCGACACCTTGATCTGCGCCGCACACGGCGCGAGCTTCCGCCTGGCCGATGGCCTGTGCATCGGCGGTCCCTGCCGCGGCCAGCAGCTCCAGGCGGTGTCGGTCCGCGTGGCCGATGGTGCGGTCTGGCTCGACGGATGA
- a CDS encoding methylated-DNA--[protein]-cysteine S-methyltransferase — protein MNADPLEQVRLLLEQAEEAPRLAQLAAAVHLSAAHLQRSFRRRYGVSPAEYHRARRLARLKHALRDGDTVTAATYTAGFGSASRVYEHSDRLLGMTPASYRTGGAGAAIRYTTTTTPLGRLLVATTERGLCAVSLGDDDDELARRLAAEFPRATRERVDAGRAEWLDAAIARVSAMLGWNDARAADLPPLDVAATAFQWRVWDALTRIPAGETRSYGELAAAIGHPGAARAVGRACGSNRLAFLVPCHRVVREDGSPGGWRWGVERKRELLARERDGLAGNALSRRRGAK, from the coding sequence ATGAACGCCGATCCGCTGGAACAGGTCCGCTTGTTGCTGGAGCAGGCGGAGGAAGCGCCGCGTCTGGCGCAACTGGCCGCCGCCGTGCACTTGAGTGCGGCGCATCTGCAGCGCAGCTTTCGCCGGCGATACGGCGTGAGTCCGGCCGAATACCACCGCGCACGCCGGCTGGCGCGGCTCAAGCATGCGTTGCGCGACGGCGACACGGTGACCGCCGCGACCTACACGGCCGGCTTTGGCTCGGCCAGTCGCGTGTACGAGCACAGCGACCGCCTGCTCGGCATGACGCCGGCGAGCTATCGCACCGGCGGCGCAGGCGCGGCGATCCGCTACACCACCACCACGACCCCGCTCGGACGTCTGTTGGTGGCGACGACCGAACGCGGCCTGTGCGCGGTGTCGCTCGGCGATGATGACGACGAACTCGCGCGCCGTCTGGCCGCGGAGTTCCCGCGCGCCACGCGCGAGCGGGTCGACGCCGGACGCGCGGAATGGCTGGATGCGGCCATCGCCCGGGTCAGCGCCATGCTCGGCTGGAACGACGCGCGGGCAGCCGACCTGCCACCGCTCGACGTCGCCGCCACCGCCTTCCAGTGGCGCGTGTGGGACGCGCTGACGCGCATCCCGGCCGGCGAGACGCGCAGCTACGGCGAGCTTGCCGCCGCCATCGGCCATCCCGGCGCTGCGCGTGCGGTCGGTCGCGCCTGCGGCAGCAACCGGCTCGCCTTCCTGGTGCCCTGTCACCGCGTGGTGCGCGAGGACGGCTCGCCCGGCGGCTGGCGCTGGGGCGTGGAACGCAAGCGCGAACTGCTGGCGCGGGAGCGCGACGGCCTCGCCGGCAACGCGCTGTCGCGCAGGCGCGGCGCCAAGTAA
- a CDS encoding DUF411 domain-containing protein — translation MRSRFLSAVGALLLGAGALLPTAVLAAGTAIAVYRDPSCGCCGAWVDYLRAHGYTPTVHAEASMPAIKARLGVPTEAASCHTAVIGGYVIEGHVPAEDIQQLLAERPHARGLAVPGMPMGSPGMEMGTAQRYSVLLILADGSTQVFATHGPQA, via the coding sequence GTGAGGTCGCGCTTCCTCTCTGCTGTCGGCGCTCTGCTGCTTGGCGCGGGTGCCTTGCTGCCCACCGCCGTCCTGGCCGCCGGCACTGCGATCGCGGTCTACCGCGATCCGTCGTGCGGCTGCTGCGGCGCCTGGGTCGACTACCTGCGCGCCCACGGCTACACGCCCACTGTCCACGCGGAGGCATCGATGCCGGCGATCAAGGCACGCCTGGGCGTACCCACCGAGGCCGCTTCGTGCCACACCGCCGTGATCGGCGGGTACGTGATCGAAGGCCATGTGCCGGCGGAGGACATCCAACAGCTGCTGGCCGAGCGCCCCCATGCCCGCGGCCTGGCCGTCCCGGGCATGCCGATGGGCTCGCCGGGTATGGAGATGGGCACCGCGCAGCGTTACTCAGTGCTGCTGATCCTCGCGGATGGCAGCACGCAAGTGTTCGCCACCCACGGTCCACAAGCCTGA
- a CDS encoding c-type cytochrome gives MKQHVKHYSIAVVALLAILIAGGAVFIYSGIYNIGADDHHTRPVFAILQTLRERSIHARSEDIQVPNLKDPQLILKGAGQYAAMCTDCHLKPGMSDSEIRPGLYPQPPNLSQVRVDPKDAFWIIKHGIKMSAMPAWGTSHDDDTIWSMVAFLQQLPDMTPQQYKDMVAKAPPDEDMDMGDEAGGHHSHGGDEAEGHHQGEGGSMDAMDEHAAGAGHSHGDEPQAASGPEAPLSRDGLTPKAAPDAEEVAQAFHGALEHGDRTVVLGLLAPEATLSEGGQTQSRAAYAAGHLSEDLAFMKSAKVVPLWMGSMPMGDTAMVGSESRITGTHNGKPFALRSRERLTLKKVGAAWKITAVQWQSAPEASTP, from the coding sequence ATGAAGCAACACGTCAAGCACTACAGCATCGCGGTCGTCGCGCTGCTCGCCATCCTGATCGCTGGCGGCGCGGTCTTCATCTACTCCGGCATCTACAACATCGGCGCCGACGATCATCACACCCGTCCGGTCTTCGCGATCCTGCAGACGCTACGGGAGCGATCGATCCATGCGCGTTCGGAAGACATCCAGGTACCGAACCTCAAGGACCCGCAACTGATCCTCAAAGGCGCCGGCCAGTACGCCGCCATGTGCACCGACTGCCACTTGAAGCCGGGCATGAGCGATTCGGAGATCCGCCCGGGCCTCTACCCGCAGCCCCCCAATCTCTCGCAGGTGCGGGTCGATCCGAAGGATGCCTTCTGGATCATCAAACACGGCATCAAGATGAGCGCCATGCCGGCCTGGGGTACCAGCCACGACGACGACACCATCTGGAGCATGGTGGCCTTCCTGCAACAGCTGCCGGACATGACGCCCCAGCAATACAAGGACATGGTCGCCAAGGCACCGCCGGATGAGGACATGGACATGGGCGATGAGGCTGGCGGCCACCACAGCCACGGCGGCGACGAGGCGGAAGGCCACCACCAGGGCGAAGGTGGCAGCATGGATGCCATGGACGAGCACGCGGCGGGCGCCGGTCACAGCCATGGCGACGAGCCGCAAGCAGCGTCCGGTCCCGAGGCTCCGCTCTCGCGGGACGGCCTGACCCCGAAGGCCGCTCCCGACGCCGAGGAGGTTGCCCAAGCCTTCCATGGTGCGCTGGAGCATGGCGATCGCACAGTGGTGCTCGGCCTGCTCGCACCGGAGGCGACGCTGAGCGAAGGCGGCCAGACGCAATCGCGCGCGGCCTATGCCGCCGGCCATCTGAGCGAGGATCTGGCCTTCATGAAGAGCGCCAAGGTGGTGCCGCTGTGGATGGGCTCCATGCCGATGGGTGACACCGCCATGGTGGGCAGTGAATCCCGTATCACCGGCACGCACAACGGCAAGCCGTTCGCACTGCGCAGCCGCGAACGGCTGACCCTCAAGAAGGTCGGGGCCGCCTGGAAGATCACCGCGGTGCAGTGGCAGTCGGCGCCCGAGGCGAGCACGCCGTGA
- a CDS encoding copper resistance protein B, giving the protein MSLFLSLRLQRLALVAALCALLPLAAHAQDVPATAGSSASMDMEAMPGMAMPAPASTTAPTSATPVNPKPAPPSTSSRSMDGMHRVDHGSMQGMDHDSMQGMDHGSSTPPQASSSSMNSMPGMEHGSMQGMTMGPMQGGHPPPDARDPDYSAGVDYGPTNGIDMAMDDNARITMLLVDQLEAFHGKDGNGQQWEIEGWYGNDYDKLWLRTEGERSGGKLDDGSIEAFWNHTIATFWSTQLGVRTDAGEGPNRQWAAFGIQGLAPYWFELEATGYVGPSGRTAARVRAEYELFFTQRLILQPEVEANAYGKSDPARHLGSGLSDASLGLRLRYEFNRQFAPYVGVVWTRRFGGTADFAREDGQGLFDRQWVAGFRIWF; this is encoded by the coding sequence ATGAGCCTCTTTCTTTCCCTCCGACTGCAGCGCCTGGCGCTGGTTGCTGCCTTGTGCGCGCTGCTACCGCTTGCGGCGCATGCCCAGGATGTGCCGGCCACCGCCGGCAGCAGTGCAAGCATGGACATGGAAGCCATGCCCGGCATGGCCATGCCGGCGCCCGCATCCACCACGGCGCCGACGTCTGCCACCCCCGTCAACCCCAAGCCCGCCCCGCCTTCGACATCCAGCCGGTCGATGGACGGCATGCACAGGGTGGATCACGGCTCAATGCAGGGCATGGACCATGATTCGATGCAGGGCATGGACCATGGCTCATCGACCCCACCCCAGGCATCCAGTAGTTCGATGAACAGCATGCCGGGCATGGAGCACGGCTCGATGCAGGGCATGACCATGGGCCCGATGCAAGGCGGCCATCCGCCGCCCGATGCCCGCGACCCCGACTATTCCGCGGGCGTGGATTACGGCCCCACCAACGGCATCGACATGGCCATGGACGACAACGCCCGCATCACCATGCTGCTGGTTGACCAGTTGGAGGCCTTCCACGGCAAGGACGGCAACGGCCAGCAGTGGGAGATCGAGGGCTGGTATGGCAACGACTACGACAAGCTCTGGCTGCGCACCGAAGGCGAACGCAGCGGCGGCAAGCTCGACGATGGAAGCATCGAGGCGTTCTGGAACCACACCATCGCCACCTTCTGGAGCACCCAGCTGGGCGTGCGCACCGATGCCGGCGAAGGGCCGAATCGCCAGTGGGCCGCCTTTGGCATCCAGGGCCTGGCGCCCTATTGGTTCGAACTGGAGGCAACCGGCTATGTGGGTCCCTCCGGCCGTACGGCCGCTCGCGTCCGTGCCGAGTACGAGCTGTTCTTCACACAGCGGCTGATCCTGCAACCGGAGGTCGAGGCCAACGCCTACGGCAAGTCCGACCCGGCCAGGCACCTGGGCAGCGGTCTGTCCGATGCCTCTCTGGGCCTGCGCTTGCGCTACGAGTTCAATCGCCAATTCGCGCCCTACGTCGGCGTGGTCTGGACGCGCCGCTTTGGCGGCACCGCGGACTTCGCGCGCGAGGACGGCCAAGGGCTTTTCGACCGGCAGTGGGTGGCCGGCTTCCGTATCTGGTTCTAA
- a CDS encoding copper resistance system multicopper oxidase has protein sequence MKLFPPPSAADLSRRRFVQGVALGGAVAGLGLLRPSKVWALTSPGQPTVLSGTDFHLEVAETPVNYTGAPRMAITVNGSLPGPILRWKEGTTVTLRVTNRLHSQTSIHWHGILLPFQMDGVPGIAFDGIAPGETFVYRFEVRQSGTYWYHSHSRFQEQTGLFGPLVIEPAGPERYPTDRDYVVMLNDWTDEDPEHIFAKLKKQSDYFNFTQPTVPDFFRDVREKGLSQALAKRKMWNQMRMNPTDLSDVGGYTYTYLMNGAAPAGNWTGIFKPGEKIRLRFINGSASTLFDVRIPGLKMTVISADGQDVAPVSVDEFRISVAETYDVIVEPQDARAYTLFAQAIDRTGYARGTLAPREGMEAEVPAMDPRVWLSMQDMMGAMPMGGMGQGGGHTAGATPGMDMSGMQGMNMPGMDMGGMQGMGNLTPGGQPMVRHARTEYGPGVDMHVDMPRTNLDDPGIGLRNNGRRVLTYADLRSLDGPIDPREPQREIELHLTGNMERFMWSFDGQKFSEAKPVHFNFGERLRIVLVNDTMMNHPIHLHGMFSELEDPNGQFLARKHTINVQPAQRITYRVNADNPGRWAYHCHLLYHMEAGMFREVVVS, from the coding sequence ATGAAACTGTTTCCCCCGCCTTCGGCGGCCGATCTGTCACGGCGTCGCTTTGTCCAGGGCGTGGCCCTGGGCGGCGCCGTCGCCGGCCTGGGCCTATTGCGTCCCAGCAAGGTCTGGGCGCTGACCAGCCCCGGCCAGCCCACCGTACTGAGCGGCACCGACTTCCACCTCGAGGTGGCCGAAACCCCGGTCAACTACACCGGCGCACCACGCATGGCCATCACCGTCAACGGTAGTTTGCCGGGCCCGATCCTGCGCTGGAAAGAAGGCACCACCGTGACCCTGCGCGTGACCAACCGGCTACACAGCCAGACCTCGATCCACTGGCACGGCATCCTCTTGCCGTTCCAGATGGATGGCGTGCCCGGCATCGCCTTTGACGGCATCGCCCCGGGCGAAACCTTCGTCTACCGCTTCGAGGTGCGCCAGTCGGGCACCTACTGGTACCACTCCCATTCGCGCTTCCAGGAGCAGACCGGCCTGTTCGGCCCGCTGGTGATCGAGCCGGCCGGACCCGAGCGCTATCCGACCGACCGCGATTACGTCGTCATGCTCAACGACTGGACCGACGAGGACCCTGAGCACATCTTCGCCAAGCTCAAGAAGCAAAGCGATTACTTCAATTTCACCCAGCCGACGGTACCGGACTTCTTCCGCGACGTGCGCGAAAAAGGCCTGAGCCAGGCGCTGGCCAAGCGCAAGATGTGGAACCAGATGCGCATGAACCCCACCGACCTCTCCGACGTCGGTGGCTATACCTACACCTATCTGATGAATGGCGCGGCGCCGGCGGGCAACTGGACCGGCATCTTCAAGCCCGGCGAAAAGATCCGCCTGCGCTTCATTAACGGCTCGGCCTCGACCCTGTTCGACGTGCGCATCCCCGGCTTGAAGATGACGGTGATATCCGCCGACGGCCAGGACGTCGCGCCCGTGTCGGTCGATGAGTTCCGCATCTCGGTGGCCGAAACCTACGACGTGATCGTGGAACCGCAGGACGCGCGCGCCTACACCCTCTTCGCCCAGGCGATCGACCGCACTGGCTATGCCCGCGGCACGCTCGCGCCACGCGAGGGGATGGAGGCCGAGGTGCCGGCGATGGACCCGCGGGTGTGGCTGAGCATGCAGGACATGATGGGGGCCATGCCGATGGGCGGCATGGGCCAGGGCGGTGGGCATACGGCCGGCGCCACGCCAGGCATGGACATGAGTGGCATGCAGGGCATGAACATGCCGGGGATGGACATGGGTGGCATGCAAGGCATGGGCAACCTCACGCCAGGCGGTCAACCCATGGTCCGGCACGCGCGCACCGAGTATGGCCCCGGGGTGGACATGCACGTGGACATGCCGCGCACCAACCTTGATGACCCCGGCATCGGTTTGCGCAACAACGGCCGTCGCGTGCTGACCTACGCGGATTTGCGTTCGCTCGATGGACCGATCGATCCACGCGAGCCGCAGCGCGAGATCGAACTGCATCTGACCGGCAACATGGAGCGCTTCATGTGGTCCTTCGACGGACAGAAGTTCTCTGAGGCCAAGCCGGTGCATTTCAACTTCGGCGAGCGCCTGCGCATCGTGCTGGTCAACGACACGATGATGAACCACCCGATTCACCTGCACGGCATGTTCAGCGAATTGGAGGACCCGAACGGACAGTTCCTGGCGCGCAAGCACACCATCAACGTGCAGCCGGCGCAGCGCATCACCTACCGTGTGAATGCCGACAACCCGGGGCGGTGGGCCTACCACTGCCATCTGCTTTATCACATGGAAGCGGGCATGTTCCGTGAGGTGGTGGTGTCATGA
- a CDS encoding SseB family protein, with translation MTSTQQLRQLLEAAKNDVRAEDAFLAGLLAATAYAHVPRTPPPAGRMQFVQFVRPDNGQTVLPFFSDQTKAQFAVLMGRTLLPG, from the coding sequence GTGACGTCCACCCAGCAGTTGCGACAACTTCTCGAGGCCGCCAAAAACGACGTCCGCGCCGAGGATGCCTTCCTCGCTGGGCTGCTCGCCGCAACCGCCTACGCACACGTGCCTCGCACACCTCCGCCGGCTGGACGCATGCAATTCGTGCAGTTCGTGCGTCCGGATAACGGCCAGACAGTACTGCCTTTCTTCAGCGATCAGACCAAGGCCCAGTTTGCCGTATTGATGGGGCGTACCCTTCTACCCGGTTGA